The following are encoded in a window of Rubellicoccus peritrichatus genomic DNA:
- a CDS encoding response regulator gives MNINSEAQETILIVDDTPDNISLLNHILEQHQYRVLVAENGETALRRLEIVRPDIILMDVMMPGMSGIETTMRIKQNPEWASIPVIFLSALDDIESKLSGFESGGVDFITKPLVTKEVEARIRTHLEIARLQAKLQERIQEKDALIGQLERFAHTVAHDIRNPIAGILGAMETFRTLSAELTDSDRDELINIVVLSANQCEATIKSLLADAEERLLEGRKAN, from the coding sequence ATGAATATTAACAGTGAAGCTCAGGAAACGATACTAATCGTTGATGATACGCCGGACAATATCAGTTTGCTTAATCATATTCTTGAACAGCATCAGTACCGTGTCCTTGTCGCTGAGAACGGAGAAACCGCATTAAGGCGTCTTGAGATAGTTCGTCCTGATATCATTCTCATGGATGTGATGATGCCAGGAATGTCTGGGATAGAAACAACAATGCGGATTAAACAAAACCCGGAATGGGCTTCAATTCCGGTTATATTTCTTAGTGCGCTTGATGACATTGAAAGCAAACTTTCTGGGTTTGAATCTGGAGGTGTTGATTTTATTACTAAGCCATTAGTGACAAAAGAAGTCGAGGCGCGTATTCGCACTCACCTTGAGATTGCGCGTCTTCAGGCTAAGCTACAAGAGCGCATTCAGGAGAAGGATGCTCTTATTGGCCAACTTGAACGGTTTGCGCATACAGTTGCCCATGATATTCGTAATCCTATCGCAGGTATTCTTGGGGCAATGGAGACATTTCGCACATTGAGTGCTGAACTAACTGATTCAGATCGTGATGAGCTCATTAATATTGTTGTCCTTTCTGCGAACCAATGTGAAGCAACGATTAAATCTCTATTGGCAGATGCCGAAGAAAGATTATTAGAAGGGCGTAAGGCGAACTAA
- a CDS encoding ATP-binding protein, with amino-acid sequence MTSSDQFNDASAKWRVRYERERKARKAAEQLLENKSHELWKSNNELADQRDRLEKLVEERMGELKRLSLVAAKTANGVIITDDIGGTLWINEGFTRVTGYTIDDLIGRKPGELLQGPQTDQDTVQIIRDAIAQRKSFNVELINYTKEGRPYWIRIDADPILNDEGLLTQYIAIETDITDQKNAEHALEEAIIRAENAAIEAAEANKAKSLFLANMSHEIRTPLNGVLGYAQLLLQSPNLTEKDRAQLDVVQRNGEHLLALINDILDLSKIEAGKMQIMHAPIDLPQLFSGVAELFTLKAAQKGLNLSFLILDGETGQVWSGGEIPNVLGDAKAIRQILVNLVGNAIKFTDSGSVNCALSIHSNCRYTFVVEDEGIGIEASEVNSIFRPFEQSSSNAVLMEGTGLGLAISANLVELMGGELTVNSTKGIGSIFSFTLHLESTEAVARNASSTTQSPWKQEVQQSKRVLIVDDNESSRNLLKDILEPLGFGLAFAENGRTGLKMAESFGPDLILTDIRMPDMDGHELCRKVRSMKRFSHTRIVAVSANVLDLPSERHRSFDDFLLKPIGVDNVINVVNKMLSDNEILKSVSVAKSVAAKASVTVSDAILKPMLEAAMIGDINALKRQVSNIDASDTELGHFRETVSTYCDKFQIDALCRYLESVQSDKEG; translated from the coding sequence ATGACTTCTTCTGACCAGTTTAATGATGCAAGCGCTAAGTGGCGTGTGCGTTATGAGCGCGAACGTAAAGCACGAAAAGCCGCTGAGCAATTACTTGAAAATAAAAGTCATGAACTTTGGAAAAGTAACAACGAGCTGGCTGATCAGAGAGATCGCTTAGAAAAACTGGTGGAAGAGCGAATGGGCGAACTGAAGCGTTTGTCCCTGGTAGCTGCAAAAACTGCAAATGGCGTCATTATCACAGATGACATTGGAGGTACGCTTTGGATTAACGAGGGGTTTACACGAGTTACCGGATATACAATTGATGACTTGATTGGCCGGAAACCAGGAGAATTGTTACAAGGCCCACAGACCGATCAGGACACTGTTCAGATAATTCGAGATGCTATTGCCCAACGAAAATCTTTTAATGTCGAGTTGATTAATTATACGAAAGAAGGACGACCGTATTGGATACGTATTGATGCTGACCCGATCTTAAATGATGAAGGATTACTAACTCAATACATTGCAATCGAGACAGATATTACCGATCAGAAAAATGCAGAGCATGCACTAGAAGAAGCTATTATTCGTGCTGAAAATGCTGCGATTGAAGCTGCTGAAGCAAATAAGGCCAAAAGTCTTTTTTTAGCGAATATGAGTCATGAGATTAGAACGCCTTTGAATGGCGTTTTAGGTTATGCGCAATTGCTTTTGCAGTCTCCTAATCTTACGGAGAAAGATCGAGCCCAGCTGGATGTCGTGCAGCGCAATGGTGAGCATTTACTTGCGCTGATTAATGATATACTTGATTTGTCCAAGATCGAAGCTGGGAAAATGCAGATCATGCATGCACCTATAGACCTGCCCCAGTTATTTTCAGGAGTGGCTGAATTATTTACACTCAAGGCGGCTCAGAAAGGGTTGAATTTGTCGTTTCTTATTTTGGATGGAGAAACTGGTCAGGTTTGGAGCGGCGGTGAAATTCCGAATGTATTAGGCGATGCAAAAGCTATTCGACAAATCTTGGTTAATCTAGTGGGTAATGCCATCAAGTTTACTGATTCTGGTAGTGTTAATTGCGCACTTTCTATTCACTCAAATTGCCGCTACACATTTGTTGTTGAAGATGAAGGAATAGGCATCGAAGCATCCGAAGTGAATTCGATATTCAGACCTTTTGAGCAGAGTAGTTCGAATGCGGTTTTGATGGAGGGGACTGGGCTTGGCTTGGCGATAAGTGCAAACTTGGTAGAGTTAATGGGAGGGGAGCTTACTGTTAATTCAACAAAAGGTATTGGCAGTATCTTTAGCTTTACATTACATTTAGAATCGACTGAAGCAGTCGCTCGTAATGCATCGAGCACAACTCAAAGTCCCTGGAAACAAGAGGTCCAACAATCCAAACGCGTTTTGATTGTTGATGATAATGAATCTAGCCGGAATCTGCTTAAGGACATACTAGAGCCTCTCGGGTTTGGTTTGGCATTTGCAGAAAACGGACGTACTGGCCTTAAGATGGCAGAATCTTTTGGGCCAGATTTGATTCTTACTGATATTAGAATGCCGGACATGGATGGTCATGAGTTATGCCGCAAAGTTAGAAGTATGAAGCGATTTTCTCATACGAGGATTGTCGCAGTTAGTGCTAATGTTCTAGACCTTCCCAGTGAGCGGCATCGCTCGTTCGATGATTTTTTACTTAAACCTATTGGTGTGGATAACGTAATAAATGTGGTTAATAAGATGCTCAGCGATAATGAAATACTAAAATCTGTTAGTGTAGCGAAATCGGTTGCTGCCAAGGCATCGGTCACTGTTAGCGACGCAATTCTTAAACCCATGTTAGAGGCTGCTATGATTGGAGATATTAATGCGTTGAAGAGACAGGTTTCCAATATTGATGCGAGTGACACAGAGCTAGGCCATTTTCGAGAAACCGTTTCTACTTATTGCGACAAGTTTCAAATAGATGCACTTTGTCGTTATCTTGAATCTGTTCAGTCCGATAAGGAAGGTTAG
- a CDS encoding heme NO-binding domain-containing protein, whose product MKGMVFTEFLEMVEERFGIDMVDDLIERADLPVSQGAYTAVGTYPHEEMVSLVTELHKATEVSVSDLLKTYGEHLFQRFVVGYPVFFENLDSSLAFLENIHDYIHVEVRKLYPDAELPEFRTTRVAENELHMHYISERHMEDFAEGLILGCFKHFEEDGSIQSDKQGDGTTIFVVKVNSVK is encoded by the coding sequence ATGAAAGGTATGGTTTTTACGGAGTTTCTCGAGATGGTGGAGGAGCGGTTTGGAATCGATATGGTTGATGACCTAATAGAACGAGCGGACCTGCCGGTTTCCCAAGGAGCGTATACGGCTGTCGGCACTTATCCGCACGAAGAGATGGTATCGCTTGTAACTGAATTGCATAAGGCAACAGAGGTATCCGTTTCTGACCTTCTTAAGACCTATGGTGAGCATTTATTCCAGCGTTTCGTTGTCGGTTATCCAGTATTCTTTGAGAATCTTGACAGTAGTTTGGCTTTCCTGGAAAATATTCATGATTATATCCATGTAGAGGTTCGTAAGCTTTATCCGGATGCAGAACTACCGGAGTTTAGAACCACACGCGTTGCAGAGAATGAGCTACATATGCACTATATCTCTGAGCGTCACATGGAGGACTTTGCTGAAGGTTTGATATTGGGATGCTTTAAACATTTTGAAGAAGATGGAAGTATTCAGAGTGATAAACAAGGTGACGGGACAACTATATTTGTTGTCAAAGTCAACTCGGTTAAATGA
- a CDS encoding sugar transferase, translated as MNPEHYWASAVEVSRVRAWIRATRRKMLWWRITIKLSHLLKRLLDILGSIAALIAFSPVFLIVSLLIKIEDGGPIFFKQTRVGDGGKPFGMFKFRSMVTNADEIKDALAEGNQHAVGVTFKIKDDPRITKVGKFIRKASVDEFPQFYNVLKGEMSLVGPRPPVPREVAQYRAVHLRRLKAKPGITCLWQIGGRADIDFEGQVRLDLEYIRSANFWTDIKILFLTVPAVLAGKGAY; from the coding sequence ATGAATCCTGAACATTACTGGGCATCTGCGGTTGAAGTGAGTCGTGTGCGTGCTTGGATAAGGGCAACCAGGCGGAAGATGTTATGGTGGCGCATTACGATTAAACTATCTCACTTGTTGAAGCGTTTATTGGATATTCTAGGATCGATTGCTGCGTTGATCGCCTTTTCTCCAGTGTTCCTCATTGTTTCGCTACTGATAAAAATTGAGGACGGTGGCCCCATCTTTTTTAAGCAAACTCGTGTTGGCGATGGTGGTAAACCATTTGGTATGTTTAAATTCAGATCCATGGTCACCAATGCTGATGAGATTAAAGATGCTTTAGCTGAGGGCAATCAGCATGCGGTAGGAGTTACTTTTAAAATTAAAGATGACCCACGCATTACTAAAGTAGGTAAGTTTATTCGCAAAGCAAGTGTGGATGAATTTCCTCAGTTTTATAACGTCCTGAAGGGTGAAATGTCATTAGTTGGCCCGCGTCCACCAGTGCCACGAGAAGTGGCTCAGTATCGTGCCGTTCATTTGAGAAGACTGAAGGCGAAGCCCGGGATAACATGTCTGTGGCAGATCGGTGGTCGTGCTGATATCGATTTTGAAGGCCAAGTTAGGTTGGATTTGGAGTATATACGTTCAGCGAACTTTTGGACAGATATTAAGATACTGTTTTTAACAGTTCCAGCTGTGCTGGCCGGGAAGGGAGCATACTGA
- a CDS encoding STAS domain-containing protein — protein MIVENFDAALAPEFKEYVSVLKLSEIDQITVDMKSVEFMDSSGIGALLFLNNQLPPDKRPLKLLNTAPHVVSLLELLRVHRMLKVEPSA, from the coding sequence ATGATAGTTGAGAACTTTGACGCAGCTCTAGCACCAGAGTTCAAAGAGTATGTAAGCGTGCTCAAGCTATCTGAAATTGATCAAATCACTGTCGATATGAAATCCGTTGAATTCATGGACAGTTCTGGCATTGGCGCGCTTCTTTTCTTAAATAACCAGCTGCCTCCGGATAAAAGACCGCTCAAGCTACTGAATACAGCCCCACATGTCGTTAGTTTGCTGGAACTCCTTCGTGTTCACCGAATGCTGAAAGTCGAGCCCTCAGCCTAA